The bacterium 336/3 genomic sequence GGTTCTAAACCCATTTGGTAGCTCAAATACGATTAGAAATGTAAAAAAAGCTATAAAACAAGATTTAAAATCTAAAAATAGTAAAATTTAGAAAAAATACTTTTCTATCAGCCCTTTTAAAAGGGCTGATTTTTTATAGAGAAAATGAGTTTAAAAAACGTGCAATTTTAAATCTTTCCTTTACCCTCGGTAAATAAAATACTTGTCAATTTTTCGGTTGTACACCAATACAAATCAAAAGTATCTTTGCAAAAACAATTATAAAAATGACAAAGTATTTAAAATTTATAGAATTACACAATCAGACAACTCCACTTCTTATTGGGAATGTTTGGAATGTACAGAGTGCAAAAGTCTGTGAAAAATTGCATTTTCAAGCAATTGGGACTTCAAGTGCTGCAATTGCCCATTCGTTAGGTTACGAAGATGGGGAACAAATGCCTTTTTTGGATTTATTATTTATTGTTGAAAGGATTAGTAAATGTGTTACAATTCCATTGTCTGTGGACATTGAATTTGGTTATGGAAATACTGCAACAGAAATTGTGGACAACATCATATCATTAGAAAAATTAGGTGTTGTTGGAATAAATATTGAAGACAGCTTTTTTGAAAATGGCGAACGAAAACTGAAAGACATTGTTTAGTTTTCGCAACTTTTAAAAGAAGTAAAGAACATCTTAACACAACGAGGAATTTCAATGTTCATCAATGTAAGATGTGATGCTTTTCTTTTGAATGTTCCGAATATGTTAATAATTGCAAAAGACAGAACAGGGAATTATGAAAAATCAGGGGCGGACGGAATTTTTTTACCTTGTGTCATAAAACAAAGTGACATTTCTGCAATGGTTTCTCAAACCAAATTACCACTCAATGTAATGTGTATGCCAGAATTACCAATTTTGAAACGCTAGAAAAACTTGGCGTAAAAAGAATTAGTATGGGCAATTTTTTAAATAGTTATGTTTATACATCTTTGGAAAATATGACAACAAAAATATTGACTGAACAATCTTTTAATGCTTTGTTTTAAAAATGGAACTGACAATAGAAATAATGTACAAAGCTATTCTTGAAAAAGACACTTCTTTTGAAGGTGTTTTTTTTATAGCAGTTAAGACAACAGGTATTTTTTGCAGACCATCTTGTACTGCCAGAAAACCCAAATTGGAAAATGTGGAATTTTTTAAAACTTCTAAAGAGTGCATTCTTAAAGGTTACAGAGCTTGTAAAGTTTGCAATCCTTTAAAAACAATCAACTATACGCCAATTGAATTTCAAAAAATCATTGACGAACTTTCAGAAAATCCGACTTTGAAATTCAAAAACAATGATCTTAAACAAAGAGGAATAGAACCCAGTAAAATAAGGAGATGGTTTTTAAAAAATCACGGAATTACGTTTCAAGCCTATCAAAGAATGTTTAGAATTAATATGGCATTTAAAAAAATACAAAGTGGCGAGAGTGCTACGCATACTGCTTTTGACATAGGTTTTGAATCTTTAAGTGGTTTTGGCTATAGTTTTAAAAATATTTTTGGTATTTCCCCGAGAAAAGGAAAACAACAAAATATTATAGACCTCAAGCGAATTGAAACGCCCTTAGGAACAATGCTTGCTTGTGCTACCAATCAAGGAATCTGCTTGTTAGAATTTACTGACAGAAAAATGTTGGAAACGGAATTAAAGTCAATTGCCAAACTTTTAAATGCAACCATTATTCAAGGGAACAACAAGCATTTTGAACTTTTAGAAAAACAACTAAATGAATATTTTGCAGGGGAAAGGAAGATATTTGATATTCCTTTACATACACTAGGCACAGACTTTCAAAACAAAGTTTGGACAGCTTTACAAAACATTCCTTATGGGCAAATCAAGTCATACAAGGAGCAAGCCATAACAATTGGAAGCTCTGAAAGTGTGAGAGCTGTTGCCAAGGCAAATGGAATGAACAGAATTTCTATTTTAATTCCATGTCATAGAGTTATTGGCTCTAACGGACAATTGATAGGTTATGGTGGTGGGCTTTGGCGAAAAAAATATTTACTAGACCTTGAAAAAAACGGAATTTAATAAATGATAACAGAAATCAGAATATACAAACTTAAAGTAAATTCATCAGACTACTTCTTAGAAGTTTTTACAGAACAATCACTGCCAATGATGCAACAATGGAAAATAAACATTGTTGATTATGGCTTTTCACTTATTGATAAAGATAGAAATTAAATTAAATACTGGATTACAAAACTATGAAATAACAGATGTTTTGTTAGATGCCAAAACAGTTTATTATAGATTGAAAGTATATTACAAAAATGGGAAAAGTGGATATTCTAAAATAATTTCCTTAGATAATGAACAAAAGGACAATTTAAGT encodes the following:
- a CDS encoding XRE family transcriptional regulator, which gives rise to MELTIEIMYKAILEKDTSFEGVFFIAVKTTGIFCRPSCTARKPKLENVEFFKTSKECILKGYRACKVCNPLKTINYTPIEFQKIIDELSENPTLKFKNNDLKQRGIEPSKIRRWFLKNHGITFQAYQRMFRINMAFKKIQSGESATHTAFDIGFESLSGFGYSFKNIFGISPRKGKQQNIIDLKRIETPLGTMLACATNQGICLLEFTDRKMLETELKSIAKLLNATIIQGNNKHFELLEKQLNEYFAGERKIFDIPLHTLGTDFQNKVWTALQNIPYGQIKSYKEQAITIGSSESVRAVAKANGMNRISILIPCHRVIGSNGQLIGYGGGLWRKKYLLDLEKNGI